Proteins encoded together in one Plectropomus leopardus isolate mb chromosome 19, YSFRI_Pleo_2.0, whole genome shotgun sequence window:
- the LOC121958933 gene encoding elongation of very long chain fatty acids protein 6-like has translation MNESELYPRLEEYDFERRFDERQAFQWMQENWNKAFMFCGLYAAFVFGGQHFMRERPKLNLRRPLVLWSLSLAIFSIIGALRTGYYMLQVITTSGFRQTVCDTSFYSAPVTKFWAYAFVLSKAPELGDTVFIILRKQRLIFLHWYHHITVLLYSWYSYRDQVAGGGWFMTMNYVVHSLMYSYYTARAAGLRVPRPLAMIITASQILQMAMGLTVLGLVYCWMHEVRCPSNMDNITWGSIMYLSYLVLFAMFFYNTYLRGSSKGSKAE, from the exons ATGAACGAGTCTGAGCTGTATCCTCGGCTGGAGGAGTACGACTTCGAGCGGCGTTTCGACGAAAGACAAGCCTTTCAATGGATGCAGGAAAACTG GAACAAAGCCTTCATGTTCTGTGGCCTGTATGCTGCCTTCGTGTTCGGCGGTCAGCACTTCATGAGGGAGAGGCCGAAGTTAAACCTGCGGCGCCCGTTAGTGCTGTGGTCACTCAGCCTCGCCATCTTCAG CATCATAGGTGCACTCAGGACTGGATATTACATGCTGCAGGTCATCACAACCAGCGGCTTCAGACAGACGGTGTGTGACACCAGTTTTTACAGCGCGCCCGTCACCAAATTCTGGGCTTACGCCTTTGTCCTCAGCAAGGCCCCCGAGCTGG GTGACACCGTGTTCATCATCCTGCGGAAGCAGCGCCTCATCTTCCTGCACTGGTACCACCACATCACCGTGCTGCTCTACTCCTGGTACTCCTACAGGGACCAGGTGGCGGGCGGTGGCTGGTTCATGACCATGAACTACGTTGTTCACTCTCTCATGTACTCGTACTACACGGCGCGGGCGGCCGGCTTGCGGGTGCCCCGTCCCTTAGCCATGATCATCACGGCCTCCCAGATCCTGCAGATGGCGATGGGCCTGACCGTCCTCGGCCTGGTGTACTGCTGGATGCACGAGGTGCGCTGTCCGTCCAACATGGACAACATCACGTGGGGCTCTATCATGTACCTCAGCTACCTGGTGCTTTTCGCCATGTTCTTCTACAACACCTACCTCAGAGGCTCCTCAAAAGGCTCCAAGGCGGAGTAG